A region from the Candidatus Methylacidiphilales bacterium genome encodes:
- the tkt gene encoding transketolase gives MQHPTPTTEPPTFTTTPIEHLIANTIRILTIDAIEKAHSGHPGLPMGCADFATILWTQFLRHNPANPHWPNRDRFILSAGHGSMLLYSLLHLCGYPHITLEQLQKFRQLHSLTPGHPEAHETPGVEVTTGPLGQGTGNSVGLAIAQKHLAALFNTPDFNLFDHRIYTIVSDGDLQEGISHEAASLAGHLGLDNLIWFYDDNRVSIEGFTDLAYSDDVPTRFRAYNWHVITIDGHNHSQIHAALREALTITGRPTLIIGKTTIGKGSPKLQGQPKAHSDALGPQEVAATKRALGWPEDSQFLIPSRVTAYFQKLRHELAAQETEWNRTLQAYTRAYPQKAALLKKIQEKQIPTNLPDLLPQFQAGQNLATRNASGQILTTLFDHLPHLIGGSADLAPSTKTWIKTHGSFQKNHYHGRNLHFGIREHTMAAILNGIAYHRSGLIPFGATFFAFTDYMRPPIRLGALSKLHTIYVLTHDSIFVGEDGPTHQPVEHLAALRAIPRLSLIRPADANETAQAWLVALSQQDRPTLLVLTRQDIPTLDRSKCAPATGLRQGAYILWEANPNVPPQIILIGTGSEVHLCLQAAEHLAAEGYAPRVVSMPSWDLFEAQPQSYKDHVLPPSIPARIAVEAGIRMGWERYIGEKGLFIGVERFGASAPHTRLQEAYGLTVPHILSKTRALLPPTP, from the coding sequence ATGCAACACCCCACCCCCACCACAGAACCCCCCACATTCACCACCACCCCCATCGAACACCTCATCGCCAACACCATCCGCATCCTCACCATCGATGCCATCGAAAAAGCCCACTCCGGCCACCCAGGCCTCCCCATGGGATGCGCAGACTTCGCCACCATCCTCTGGACCCAATTCCTCCGCCACAACCCCGCCAACCCCCACTGGCCCAACCGCGACCGCTTCATCCTCTCCGCAGGCCACGGCTCCATGCTACTCTACTCCCTCCTCCACCTCTGCGGCTACCCCCACATCACCCTAGAACAACTCCAAAAATTCCGCCAACTCCACTCCCTCACCCCAGGCCACCCAGAAGCCCACGAAACCCCAGGCGTCGAAGTCACCACAGGCCCCCTCGGCCAAGGCACAGGCAACTCCGTCGGCCTCGCCATCGCCCAAAAACACCTCGCCGCCCTCTTCAACACCCCAGACTTCAACCTCTTCGACCACCGCATCTACACCATCGTCTCCGACGGCGACCTCCAAGAAGGCATCTCCCACGAAGCCGCCTCCCTCGCAGGCCACCTCGGCCTCGATAACCTCATCTGGTTCTACGACGACAACCGCGTCTCCATCGAAGGCTTCACCGACCTCGCCTACTCCGACGACGTCCCCACCCGCTTCCGCGCCTACAACTGGCACGTCATCACCATCGACGGCCACAACCACTCCCAAATCCACGCAGCCCTCCGCGAAGCCCTCACCATCACAGGCCGCCCCACCCTCATCATCGGCAAAACCACCATCGGCAAAGGCTCACCCAAGCTCCAAGGCCAACCCAAAGCCCACTCCGACGCCCTCGGCCCACAAGAAGTCGCCGCCACCAAACGCGCCCTCGGCTGGCCCGAAGACTCCCAATTCCTCATCCCCTCCCGCGTCACCGCCTACTTCCAAAAACTCCGCCACGAACTCGCCGCCCAAGAAACCGAATGGAACCGCACCCTACAAGCCTACACCCGCGCCTACCCCCAAAAAGCCGCACTCCTCAAAAAAATCCAAGAAAAACAAATCCCCACAAACCTCCCCGACCTCCTCCCCCAATTCCAAGCCGGCCAAAACCTCGCCACCCGCAACGCCAGCGGCCAAATCCTCACCACCCTCTTCGACCACCTCCCCCACCTCATCGGCGGATCCGCAGACCTCGCCCCCTCCACCAAAACCTGGATCAAAACACACGGCTCATTCCAAAAAAACCACTACCACGGCCGCAACCTCCACTTCGGCATCCGCGAACACACCATGGCCGCCATCCTCAACGGCATCGCCTACCACCGCTCCGGCCTCATCCCCTTCGGCGCCACCTTCTTCGCCTTCACCGACTACATGCGCCCCCCCATCCGCCTCGGAGCCCTAAGCAAACTCCACACCATCTACGTCCTCACCCACGACTCCATCTTCGTCGGAGAAGACGGCCCCACCCACCAACCCGTCGAACACCTCGCAGCCCTCCGCGCCATCCCGCGCCTCTCACTCATCCGACCCGCCGACGCCAACGAAACCGCCCAAGCCTGGCTCGTCGCCCTATCCCAACAAGACCGCCCCACCCTCCTCGTCCTCACCCGACAAGACATCCCCACCCTCGACCGCTCCAAATGCGCCCCTGCCACAGGCCTCCGCCAAGGCGCCTACATCCTCTGGGAAGCCAATCCCAACGTCCCACCCCAAATCATCCTCATCGGCACAGGCTCAGAAGTCCACCTCTGCCTACAAGCCGCCGAACACCTCGCAGCAGAAGGCTACGCCCCACGCGTCGTCTCCATGCCCTCATGGGACCTCTTCGAAGCACAACCCCAATCCTACAAAGACCACGTCCTCCCCCCATCCATCCCCGCACGCATCGCCGTCGAAGCCGGCATCCGCATGGGCTGGGAACGCTACATCGGCGAAAAAGGCCTCTTCATCGGCGTCGAACGATTCGGCGCCAGCGCCCCCCACACCCGCCTCCAAGAAGCATACGGGCTCACAGTCCCCCACATCCTCTCCAAAACCCGCGCCCTCCTACCCCCAACACCCTAA
- the panC gene encoding pantoate--beta-alanine ligase, with amino-acid sequence MKIIRHPPTMQRTALQWRKEGKQIALVPTMGALHPGHEALIKKARKQADILIVSIYVNPTQFSAGEDLHRYPRPFRTDCQKCRLWDVDIVFAPKNLYAPDHSTWVEELSLSQGRCGPFRPGHFRGVTTVVAKLFLICQPHLAFFGQKDAQQLEVIQRMVRDLHFPIKIIPVETIRDTDGLAFSSRNTYLSPTERQKARQFAAALQQAIHHPNPISWFKKEISRLKGVRLDYAEIVNNRLCAAVHIGKTRLIDNVATTLKKK; translated from the coding sequence ATGAAGATCATCCGACACCCGCCCACCATGCAGCGCACAGCCCTGCAATGGCGCAAAGAAGGAAAACAAATCGCCCTCGTGCCCACCATGGGCGCCTTACACCCAGGCCACGAAGCACTCATCAAAAAAGCCCGTAAACAAGCCGACATCCTCATCGTCAGCATCTACGTCAATCCCACCCAATTCTCCGCAGGAGAAGACCTCCACCGCTACCCCCGCCCCTTCCGCACCGACTGCCAAAAATGCCGCCTCTGGGACGTAGACATCGTCTTCGCACCCAAAAATCTCTACGCCCCCGATCACTCCACCTGGGTAGAAGAACTCTCCCTCAGTCAAGGCCGCTGCGGCCCCTTCCGACCAGGACACTTCCGAGGCGTCACCACCGTCGTCGCCAAGCTCTTTCTAATCTGCCAACCCCACCTCGCCTTCTTCGGCCAAAAAGACGCCCAACAACTCGAAGTAATCCAAAGAATGGTGCGAGACCTCCACTTCCCCATAAAAATCATCCCAGTTGAAACCATCCGCGATACAGACGGACTCGCCTTCAGCTCCCGCAACACCTACCTAAGCCCAACAGAAAGACAAAAAGCACGACAATTTGCCGCCGCACTCCAACAAGCCATACACCATCCCAATCCCATATCCTGGTTCAAAAAAGAAATCTCACGCCTAAAAGGTGTCCGCCTAGACTACGCCGAGATCGTCAACAATCGACTATGCGCCGCAGTGCACATCGGCAAAACCCGACTCATTGACAACGTAGCAACCACACTCAAAAAAAAGTAA
- a CDS encoding N-acetylmuramoyl-L-alanine amidase, translating to MRLRRARLFSRLHTSCLALLILCPTATASIWQVVRVGPLEYVTLKSFCRFYYFPYGEGPLSDTFTVQNTSFRLVFRRDSQIVRINEVNYYLSSSIIDHPAGWLIPKTDITKLFDPIFRPQAIPIRRPVRGVVIDPGHGGSDRGATGLNGALEKHYTLDTSLRLEKILRAAGVRTVMTRRSDVFVELHERTRFARNFAGHIFVSIHYNYGFNRQARGVETFAMAPRGVASTAVGEFPSRADHIKQIGNENDPLNILLAHQVHRQIVRLFPGDPEADRGVKRARFVVLRTNYLPAILVEGGFLTNRMDLRLVDNPVYRQRLAEAIATGILNYIRLNQPTQP from the coding sequence ATGAGACTGAGACGAGCGCGACTTTTCTCAAGACTCCACACATCCTGCCTCGCGCTCCTCATCCTATGCCCCACAGCAACCGCCAGCATATGGCAAGTCGTCCGCGTAGGCCCACTAGAATACGTCACACTAAAATCCTTTTGCCGCTTCTACTACTTCCCCTACGGAGAAGGCCCCCTCTCAGACACCTTCACCGTCCAAAACACCAGCTTCCGCCTCGTCTTTCGCCGAGATAGCCAAATCGTCCGAATCAACGAAGTCAACTACTACCTCTCAAGCTCCATCATAGATCATCCCGCAGGATGGCTCATCCCCAAAACAGACATCACAAAACTCTTTGACCCCATCTTCCGACCTCAAGCCATCCCCATCCGCAGACCCGTGCGAGGCGTCGTAATCGATCCCGGCCACGGCGGCTCCGACCGCGGCGCCACCGGACTAAACGGAGCCTTAGAAAAACACTACACACTAGACACTTCATTACGACTCGAAAAAATCCTACGCGCCGCCGGCGTTCGCACCGTCATGACGCGCCGCAGCGATGTCTTCGTCGAATTACACGAACGAACCCGATTCGCACGCAACTTCGCAGGACACATATTCGTAAGCATCCACTACAACTACGGCTTCAACCGCCAAGCCCGCGGAGTCGAGACCTTCGCCATGGCCCCTCGCGGAGTCGCCTCCACAGCCGTAGGAGAATTCCCCTCTCGCGCCGACCACATAAAACAAATCGGAAACGAAAACGACCCCCTAAATATCCTACTAGCCCACCAAGTCCATAGACAAATCGTGCGCCTCTTCCCCGGTGACCCCGAAGCCGATCGCGGCGTCAAACGAGCGCGCTTCGTAGTCCTGCGCACAAACTACCTCCCCGCCATCCTAGTAGAAGGCGGCTTCCTCACCAACCGCATGGATCTACGCCTTGTAGATAACCCCGTCTATCGCCAGCGCCTAGCTGAGGCAATCGCCACCGGCATACTCAACTACATACGATTAAACCAGCCAACCCAACCCTAA
- a CDS encoding PfkB family carbohydrate kinase, whose translation MSDSRIARQTAERLIGSRAQLLKYQCLLGFDGFVDEIYQVVAQRQSATKYVPYATIKSFGSAIVAAAGKSANMELVQQSVRMGGNGPLMAFALSTLGAPVNYIGIVGKDTVHPVFHEFSKRARVIPIGEPALTQAFEFNDGKLLFGQHSNVNEVTWDNIKKRVGEAAFKKMWKEAHFIGMVNWTMLPHMSAIWKKLLSEFPPVKDEPRKLMFFDLADPAKRLDADLLAALKIISEFQESNDVILGLNESEGQHVARVLRLKKTPANPKGTAALAAAIREKLNLHTVVIHPVKYAAGADAQGETFIEGPYTAKPKISTGAGDHFNAGFVIGRLLGLGLQHSLQLAVAASGFYVRHANSPNREQLVRFLQTL comes from the coding sequence ATGAGTGATTCTCGTATCGCCCGGCAAACGGCAGAGCGTCTGATTGGTTCACGAGCGCAGCTTTTGAAATATCAATGTCTGTTGGGTTTTGATGGTTTTGTTGATGAGATTTATCAGGTCGTGGCCCAGCGCCAGTCTGCTACAAAATACGTTCCGTATGCAACGATCAAGTCGTTTGGTTCTGCAATAGTGGCGGCAGCGGGTAAGAGCGCCAACATGGAGCTCGTGCAGCAGTCAGTTCGCATGGGGGGGAACGGGCCGTTGATGGCGTTTGCATTGAGCACGCTTGGGGCACCGGTGAATTATATTGGGATTGTGGGTAAGGATACTGTGCATCCTGTTTTTCATGAATTTAGCAAGCGTGCAAGGGTGATTCCGATTGGTGAGCCTGCATTGACTCAGGCGTTTGAATTTAACGATGGGAAATTGTTGTTTGGTCAACATAGCAACGTTAATGAGGTCACGTGGGATAATATTAAGAAGCGAGTCGGTGAGGCGGCTTTTAAGAAGATGTGGAAGGAAGCTCATTTCATTGGGATGGTGAACTGGACCATGCTTCCGCATATGTCGGCGATATGGAAGAAACTTTTGAGTGAATTTCCACCCGTGAAAGATGAGCCACGGAAGCTGATGTTTTTTGATTTGGCTGATCCAGCTAAGCGTCTGGATGCTGATTTGTTGGCGGCGCTGAAAATTATATCGGAGTTTCAAGAGAGCAATGATGTTATCCTTGGTCTGAACGAGAGTGAGGGGCAGCATGTGGCGCGAGTCTTGCGTCTTAAGAAGACGCCGGCTAATCCAAAGGGCACGGCGGCATTGGCAGCGGCTATTCGGGAGAAGCTTAATCTTCACACTGTGGTGATTCATCCTGTAAAGTATGCTGCTGGGGCGGATGCACAGGGGGAAACTTTTATTGAGGGGCCTTATACTGCTAAACCTAAAATTAGCACGGGTGCGGGGGATCATTTTAACGCTGGTTTTGTTATTGGGCGGTTGCTTGGGTTGGGGTTACAGCATTCTTTGCAGTTGGCGGTTGCTGCGTCTGGGTTTTACGTTCGGCATGCTAATAGTCCGAATCGTGAGCAGCTTGTGCGCTTTTTGCAGACTCTTTAA
- a CDS encoding thioredoxin family protein, which produces MSPLGTLLPQFELRDVVSGTRRAYGPGSLTRPLVVMFLCCHCPYVIHIEKGISELARDYAGKAVDFVAICSNDETTYPQDAPDRMREQAIRLGWTFPYLHDATQEVARAFDAACTPDFFVYDASARLVYRGQFDSSRPGNNIPVTGSDLRAALDALISGERVSERQFPSLGCNIKWRN; this is translated from the coding sequence ATGTCACCGTTGGGCACGTTGTTGCCGCAGTTTGAGTTAAGGGATGTTGTGTCAGGCACGAGGCGTGCTTATGGTCCTGGTAGTCTGACGCGGCCGCTGGTTGTGATGTTCCTTTGTTGTCATTGTCCGTATGTTATTCACATCGAAAAAGGCATTTCTGAATTGGCGCGCGATTATGCTGGCAAGGCGGTGGATTTTGTCGCGATCTGCTCGAATGATGAAACGACATATCCTCAAGATGCTCCAGATCGGATGCGAGAACAGGCTATACGTCTTGGGTGGACGTTTCCGTATCTGCATGATGCGACGCAGGAGGTTGCGCGGGCGTTTGATGCAGCCTGCACGCCCGATTTTTTTGTTTATGATGCTAGCGCTCGGCTGGTTTATCGGGGGCAATTTGACTCGAGTCGTCCAGGCAACAACATACCGGTGACGGGATCTGACTTGAGAGCGGCTCTGGATGCTTTGATTTCTGGGGAGAGAGTTTCTGAGCGACAGTTTCCTAGTCTTGGGTGCAACATTAAGTGGCGAAATTAA
- a CDS encoding ABC transporter ATP-binding protein, with the protein MSEEIIQLKNVTKTYRTGGKVLRVLDRVNMDLRFGQFITIQGVSGSGKTTLLNVLSGLEPPDEGQVMWEDRSIYKMGAKKLAAWRNHMIGYVFQSYHLLPELTAWENVMLPAMIAGKSERDEAESLLRLVGLSERATHYPAQLSGGEQQRVAIARAFRNDAPIIVADEPTGNLDSQSAQEVIDLLEALHERAGKTLIVVTHNHNIAQRGKVRYHLEAGRLMRLE; encoded by the coding sequence ATGAGCGAGGAAATTATTCAACTTAAAAATGTGACCAAAACTTATCGCACGGGCGGTAAAGTTCTTCGTGTGCTGGATCGTGTGAATATGGATTTGCGATTTGGCCAATTCATCACCATTCAGGGCGTTTCGGGGTCGGGTAAGACGACGTTACTCAATGTGTTGTCTGGGCTGGAGCCTCCAGATGAAGGGCAGGTGATGTGGGAAGACCGATCGATTTATAAAATGGGAGCAAAGAAGCTAGCAGCTTGGCGTAATCACATGATTGGTTACGTTTTTCAATCTTACCATCTCTTGCCTGAGCTGACGGCTTGGGAAAACGTGATGCTACCTGCGATGATTGCTGGAAAGAGCGAACGCGATGAGGCTGAGTCTCTGCTTCGCCTTGTCGGTCTGAGCGAGCGTGCCACACATTATCCGGCGCAGCTTTCAGGGGGCGAACAGCAACGTGTTGCGATTGCTCGAGCGTTTAGGAATGATGCACCGATCATCGTTGCGGATGAACCGACTGGCAATCTCGATAGCCAGTCTGCGCAAGAGGTGATCGATTTGCTTGAAGCGCTACACGAGCGCGCTGGGAAGACGTTGATCGTGGTGACGCACAATCATAATATCGCGCAGCGTGGAAAAGTGCGTTATCATCTTGAAGCTGGGCGTTTGATGCGGTTGGAGTAA
- a CDS encoding ABC transporter permease: MAKKAVRRNFSFFLARRYIRPQRTFVSVITMLSVLGVTLGVMVLLVVLSVMEGFEREIRSKIVGFNAHVTVSGMGGVLEDWRGLAQQLRVKEEVVSASGFVQGPVLVEFQQALSSPVLRGVEVEELSGMLPMDESKWLVKGEALLQGNAVIVGEEWALQQGATVGDKILVYAPRNLPVLHSQKARAVSSDAENSAALETSRRDESKTEKNGASNKVANKEQADKESKDKAPVEGTSAPQVVPVEMATATEQHLVLPTELVITGIFRTGMYDYDLNVMVTSLSNAQYLYALETAVHGVHVRLNEDAPEVAEAFKHRLIKETDGRYMVRTWMDQNRTLFTAVATERVTMTFVLLFIILVAGFGLCSTLITITVQKSKEIGILKALGAREGQIMAIFLWYGGIVGTVGSVLGVGLAWVALSFRNELREGLARLMGVDVFAPEIYNIAQIPAVPLGESLPLVGSIAGIAVAICILAAYIPARSAARLMPAQALRYE; the protein is encoded by the coding sequence ATGGCAAAGAAAGCAGTGCGCAGGAATTTTTCGTTTTTTCTGGCGCGGCGTTACATTAGACCGCAGCGGACGTTTGTGTCGGTGATTACGATGTTATCTGTGTTGGGAGTGACGCTTGGGGTGATGGTTTTGCTTGTGGTGCTTTCGGTGATGGAGGGATTTGAGCGAGAGATTAGGAGTAAGATTGTCGGGTTCAACGCTCATGTGACTGTGTCGGGGATGGGTGGGGTGTTGGAGGATTGGCGGGGGTTGGCACAGCAACTGCGGGTGAAGGAGGAGGTAGTGTCGGCGAGTGGTTTTGTGCAGGGGCCTGTGCTGGTGGAGTTTCAACAGGCGTTGAGTTCGCCTGTTTTGCGGGGGGTGGAGGTGGAGGAGTTAAGCGGCATGTTGCCGATGGATGAATCGAAGTGGTTGGTGAAGGGTGAAGCTTTGCTTCAAGGTAATGCGGTGATTGTGGGCGAGGAATGGGCGCTACAGCAGGGGGCAACGGTTGGCGACAAGATATTGGTCTATGCTCCTAGGAATTTGCCAGTCCTACACTCACAGAAGGCTAGGGCTGTCTCCTCTGACGCTGAGAATTCGGCCGCATTGGAGACGTCCAGGAGGGACGAAAGCAAGACCGAAAAAAACGGCGCGAGTAATAAGGTGGCTAACAAGGAACAGGCTGACAAGGAAAGCAAAGATAAAGCCCCTGTCGAGGGGACATCGGCGCCGCAGGTGGTGCCGGTGGAGATGGCTACCGCTACAGAGCAGCATTTGGTTTTGCCGACGGAGCTGGTAATAACGGGGATATTTCGAACTGGGATGTATGATTATGACTTGAATGTGATGGTGACTTCATTATCCAACGCTCAATATCTCTATGCGCTTGAGACGGCTGTGCATGGGGTGCATGTGCGGTTGAATGAAGATGCGCCTGAGGTGGCTGAGGCATTCAAGCATCGTCTTATCAAGGAAACCGATGGTCGGTATATGGTGCGGACGTGGATGGATCAAAACCGCACGCTTTTTACAGCGGTGGCTACGGAGCGAGTGACGATGACATTTGTGCTTTTGTTTATCATTCTGGTGGCGGGGTTTGGATTGTGTAGCACTTTGATCACGATCACGGTGCAGAAGAGTAAAGAAATCGGCATTTTGAAGGCCCTTGGAGCGCGTGAGGGTCAGATAATGGCTATTTTTCTGTGGTATGGAGGAATTGTCGGGACGGTGGGGTCCGTGCTTGGAGTGGGATTGGCATGGGTAGCGTTGTCGTTTCGAAATGAATTGCGTGAGGGTCTTGCTCGATTGATGGGCGTGGATGTCTTTGCGCCAGAGATCTACAACATTGCACAGATACCTGCAGTGCCTTTGGGTGAAAGTCTGCCTTTGGTAGGCAGCATAGCTGGCATTGCCGTGGCTATATGTATTTTAGCTGCATATATACCAGCTCGCAGTGCGGCGCGACTTATGCCTGCGCAAGCGTTGCGGTATGAATAA
- the rplU gene encoding 50S ribosomal protein L21: MPSRQIAKFPLNLNKEIPACIRRPLAATYTPSKKSIYQNMFAILQTGGKQYKVSEGDILDVELLGLNTGDKTTLNEVLLIAEGENIQVGRPFLPNAKVECEVLEGEVKAPKVIAYKFKRRKGYHRTVGHRQRYTRLKVTKIISQ, encoded by the coding sequence TTGCCATCGCGCCAAATTGCCAAGTTTCCACTGAACCTCAACAAAGAAATTCCAGCTTGCATCCGAAGGCCACTTGCTGCAACTTACACTCCCTCTAAAAAATCCATCTACCAAAATATGTTCGCAATACTACAAACCGGCGGAAAACAATACAAAGTCTCCGAAGGCGACATCCTCGATGTCGAGCTCCTCGGCTTAAACACCGGAGACAAAACCACCCTCAACGAAGTCCTACTCATCGCCGAAGGCGAAAACATCCAAGTCGGACGCCCCTTTCTCCCCAACGCAAAAGTCGAATGCGAAGTGCTCGAAGGCGAGGTCAAAGCCCCTAAGGTTATCGCCTACAAATTCAAGCGCCGCAAAGGCTATCACCGCACCGTCGGCCACCGCCAAAGATACACGCGGCTTAAAGTCACAAAAATCATTTCCCAATAG
- the rpmA gene encoding 50S ribosomal protein L27 has product MAHKKGQGSTKNGRDSASKRLGVKIYGGQMATAGNIIYRQRGTVYHPGKNVGMGRDFTLFALIDGIVQYDKNNRRIHVLPPTPTTAN; this is encoded by the coding sequence ATGGCACACAAAAAAGGTCAAGGAAGCACCAAAAACGGCAGAGACAGCGCAAGCAAACGTCTCGGCGTCAAAATCTATGGCGGCCAAATGGCCACCGCTGGAAACATTATCTACCGCCAGCGCGGCACCGTCTATCATCCAGGCAAAAACGTAGGCATGGGACGCGACTTCACCCTCTTCGCACTCATCGACGGAATTGTCCAATACGACAAAAACAACCGTCGCATCCACGTCCTCCCCCCTACCCCCACCACCGCAAACTAA
- the obgE gene encoding GTPase ObgE — protein MPPFVDRVRILAKAGDGGRGCVSFRREPHIPYGGPDGGKGGRGGHVILKVNPHLNNLYHLKLTPHHRAQNGQAGGSGNCTGRNGADTIIEVPPGTVVSLLGPPPRHAPASEERLAPLPPPRAKLTVIADLTQPYEEFILCHGGRGGRGNASYKTPTHQAPREYEEGQPGEVGQFVLELKSIADVGLVGYPNAGKSSLLAALSRAHPKIAPYPFSTLTPQIGVLETPGTSHPIVIADIPGLIEGAHQGVGLGHEFLRHIERCRMLIILIDIAATEGRDPAQDYATLRKELKLYSPSLAEKPFLIVANKIDLPEAAHNLTLFRKKIRRRVFPLSTLTREGIPKLIEAIVQQLRQIDQAPPAAPLPNPTTPVK, from the coding sequence ATGCCCCCTTTTGTCGACCGCGTCCGCATCCTAGCCAAAGCAGGAGACGGAGGTCGTGGATGCGTCAGCTTCCGAAGAGAACCCCACATCCCCTACGGCGGACCAGACGGCGGCAAAGGCGGACGAGGCGGCCACGTAATCCTTAAAGTCAATCCACACCTCAACAACCTCTACCACCTCAAGCTCACTCCACACCACAGAGCCCAAAACGGCCAAGCCGGTGGAAGCGGCAACTGCACAGGTCGAAACGGCGCCGACACCATCATCGAAGTCCCCCCTGGCACAGTCGTCAGCCTCCTCGGTCCTCCTCCACGACACGCCCCCGCATCAGAAGAACGCCTCGCGCCTCTCCCCCCGCCTCGTGCAAAGCTCACAGTCATCGCCGACCTCACTCAGCCCTACGAAGAATTCATCCTCTGCCACGGAGGACGCGGAGGCAGAGGAAACGCCAGCTACAAAACTCCCACACACCAAGCTCCACGAGAATACGAAGAAGGCCAGCCAGGCGAAGTCGGCCAATTCGTCCTCGAGCTCAAATCCATCGCAGACGTAGGCCTAGTCGGTTACCCCAACGCCGGTAAATCCTCCCTCCTCGCTGCCCTCTCACGCGCCCATCCCAAGATTGCCCCCTACCCCTTCAGCACCCTCACCCCACAAATCGGCGTCCTGGAAACCCCGGGCACTTCACATCCCATCGTCATTGCAGACATCCCCGGTCTCATCGAAGGAGCCCATCAGGGTGTGGGACTCGGACACGAATTCCTAAGACACATCGAGCGCTGCCGTATGCTGATTATCCTCATCGATATCGCCGCTACGGAGGGACGCGACCCCGCCCAAGATTATGCCACCCTTCGCAAAGAACTAAAACTCTACTCGCCCTCTTTAGCTGAGAAGCCCTTCCTCATAGTTGCTAATAAAATAGACCTTCCAGAAGCTGCCCACAATCTAACCCTCTTTCGAAAAAAAATTCGTCGTCGCGTCTTCCCCCTCTCCACTCTCACTCGCGAAGGAATTCCCAAGCTCATCGAAGCAATCGTTCAACAACTCCGCCAAATCGACCAAGCCCCACCTGCCGCTCCCTTGCCCAACCCCACAACTCCCGTAAAATAG
- a CDS encoding iron-sulfur cluster assembly accessory protein codes for METLLHITPQAAQQILKLTESKPKLGLRLHIAKGGCSGLEYHMNLTEPATNDYIIESHGARVYLDPQAKPYLQGATLHYEDALTGAGFRIRNPNATQTCGCGASFTTQ; via the coding sequence ATGGAAACTCTTCTACACATCACCCCTCAAGCCGCTCAACAAATTCTCAAACTTACCGAATCCAAACCTAAACTAGGCCTCCGCCTGCACATCGCAAAAGGAGGCTGCTCAGGCCTAGAATACCACATGAATCTCACCGAGCCCGCCACCAATGACTACATCATTGAGTCCCACGGCGCTCGAGTCTATCTTGATCCTCAAGCCAAACCCTACCTCCAAGGCGCTACCCTCCACTACGAAGATGCCCTTACAGGCGCCGGATTTCGTATCCGCAATCCCAATGCCACCCAGACCTGCGGGTGCGGCGCGTCCTTCACCACCCAATAA
- the rsmA gene encoding 16S rRNA (adenine(1518)-N(6)/adenine(1519)-N(6))-dimethyltransferase RsmA — MNLREIRQALLSRGLRPLERFGQNFLHDENVCRLIADVIIESLQKQPFGRVLEVGPGLGALTEHLLSRGVEVHAVEIDLGLSRYLQDRFVECRNFHLVQADILEYLPRAMEQSWAAIVGNLPYNISTPILFSVLRAAELPRTLVFMVQEELADRIRARPGTPNYGAPSVILQRAYRIEFVRRVPCQLFYPRPKVHSAVLRFERIREQARDPEFEWFQAVVRRAFQYRRKQLRTIFACDLDCRAEELAPDEWWEFAQSLPRGGDMG; from the coding sequence ATGAACTTGAGGGAGATCAGGCAGGCACTCCTGAGTCGGGGGTTAAGGCCTCTGGAGCGATTTGGTCAGAATTTTTTGCATGATGAGAACGTCTGCCGGTTGATTGCTGATGTGATTATTGAGAGTTTGCAGAAGCAGCCATTTGGCCGAGTTTTAGAGGTCGGGCCAGGGCTTGGGGCGCTTACGGAGCATTTGTTGAGTAGGGGGGTGGAAGTCCATGCGGTGGAGATTGATCTTGGGTTGAGTCGATATCTGCAGGACCGGTTTGTTGAGTGCAGGAATTTTCATCTCGTTCAGGCCGATATTTTGGAATACTTGCCGCGGGCTATGGAGCAGTCTTGGGCTGCGATAGTCGGAAACTTGCCTTATAATATTTCAACGCCGATTCTCTTTTCTGTTCTCAGAGCGGCAGAGCTTCCGCGGACTTTGGTGTTTATGGTGCAGGAAGAGCTGGCGGACCGAATCCGAGCACGTCCTGGAACGCCGAATTATGGGGCTCCATCGGTGATTTTGCAGAGGGCTTATAGGATTGAATTTGTGCGGCGAGTGCCATGCCAGCTTTTTTATCCGAGGCCTAAGGTTCATTCTGCTGTGTTGCGTTTTGAAAGGATACGGGAACAGGCGCGGGATCCAGAGTTTGAGTGGTTTCAGGCCGTTGTGCGGCGGGCTTTTCAGTATCGAAGGAAACAGTTGCGGACGATTTTCGCATGCGATCTTGATTGTCGTGCTGAGGAGCTGGCTCCTGACGAGTGGTGGGAGTTTGCACAGAGTTTGCCACGGGGAGGGGACATGGGGTAG